In a single window of the Streptacidiphilus sp. P02-A3a genome:
- the cysC gene encoding adenylyl-sulfate kinase: protein MEDVRTLLASARPSPRSCPPGSTVWLTGLPSAGKSSIATESAARLRADGHRVEVLDGDEMRSFLSAELGFSRKDRDTNVRRIGLVAEVLAHNGFLVLVPVIAPYRISRESVRLRHGLGRIPYLEVHVATPLELCLERDVKGLYAKQAAGELSGLTGVDDPYEAPEHPELRLKTQDRTVAESAAELLAFLTKKGLA from the coding sequence ATGGAGGATGTACGGACCCTCCTCGCTTCCGCCAGGCCGAGCCCGCGGTCCTGCCCTCCGGGTTCCACGGTGTGGCTGACCGGGCTACCCAGTGCCGGGAAGAGCAGCATCGCAACCGAGTCGGCCGCCAGGCTTCGTGCCGATGGCCACCGGGTCGAGGTGTTGGACGGGGACGAGATGCGCAGCTTTCTCTCGGCCGAGCTTGGCTTCAGCCGCAAGGACCGGGACACCAATGTACGCCGTATCGGCTTGGTCGCCGAGGTACTCGCGCACAACGGGTTCCTCGTGCTGGTGCCGGTGATCGCACCCTACCGGATCAGCAGGGAGTCCGTCAGGTTGCGGCACGGCCTGGGCCGCATCCCCTACCTGGAGGTTCATGTAGCGACTCCGCTAGAGCTCTGCTTGGAGCGGGACGTGAAGGGCCTGTATGCCAAGCAGGCAGCCGGTGAGCTCTCCGGCCTGACCGGGGTGGACGATCCCTACGAGGCGCCGGAGCACCCGGAGCTACGGCTGAAGACCCAGGACCGCACGGTGGCTGAGTCCGCTGCCGAACTGCTCGCATTCCTCACCAAGAAAGGTCTGGCATGA